A window of Chelmon rostratus isolate fCheRos1 chromosome 18, fCheRos1.pri, whole genome shotgun sequence genomic DNA:
TCCAAACCAAATGATTCTGTAACACATGTGCTAGCAAATGCTTTAAACAGATAAGTGAAGATCCACCTGCACCTGCCAGTAACCAGTCACCGTAATGACTCCCAGAGCTTTTCCAATCATGTCTAGAAAACGACGCGCCACTTAACATTTTATTTGGTAGCTGGTGAAGGGAAACGCATGCGGACGCCCCTGGTGTAATGTTGGAAAAACCATGGGCGTGaattccccctctctctctccaccgcCTCTAAACCAACTGACACTAACTAATTGACTTGCAGCGCAGCTTAATAAAACTAAAAGCAGGAAGAGCCATCTAGCCGACTCATTACACAGGACTAATCCTTTATAGttaattagctttttttcccTGCGTCAGACAAGGGGAAATTTATAACCCTGTCAAGGTTAGCAATCCCTCTCCCTTCACTGTCCACCCGCTAGATTCGAAAGAAATACATCAAAGCTGATGTTTGCAGAGAGACGTATGTACGCGGGGGCCAAATCCAGCGTTCGCTTgtactgaaatatttacatgGTGGAGGAACATTAAATTGATTCTAGTGCTCAGAAATTCATAACACATTCCCTCGCAGCAGAAATGCAGCTTTGGCattttacaaataaatgaacagtgtGCGTGGGTGGCCGGGTGTTCCTACGTGGGGGATTTTGCACCATGGAGCATATGCGTTTGAGTGTTGTGTATTCATGTCTATATTTTTGACTGGTGAAAATGCCACAGATTTGAATCACATGAATGGGCCCGCTGCAGACAGATTTGGATGCTGTTTACCGATGCATGGTAGAGAGGACGGTGTCCGACTCTATCTCAGAtatgaagagaaaaggaaagcgCCATGTCTCTATTAGCAGAGTCTAACCAAGGCTGCTCAAATTTATGCTTTAATTTAGCTTTAAATCTGTCTTGTCGCACTAAATTTGGTAAAAAGTCTTGCCATTGCTGGTAAAAACGGTCAAAGCATCATCACAGCCCACAAAAATGCATCTAGAAATCGTATCACAACATGTAATAGTGTCATGTATTAAAACATATCCTATTTGTAACTACCGCCAGAACATATACGCCCTATCAGCTGATGAcaagacatttattttcttcaacaTATAAACAAAATTGTGGGACTTTTTCTGGAACAACAGAAATGTTTGCCCCCACTTCACTAGTCTATAACACAACATACATTaatgcatcattattattaatgcaATCAGGAATGGCAGAAGGTACAGCAATGACTCCTTCTGTGGATGCTACGAGACTGAATGGACGGGGCTTCATGCTTTTcaggctcagctgctgctttggctTGCGTATCAAGCAGTGTGCAGATATcactccttcatctctcccttctcaCTTTCACAGTGTCTCAGCGGTTTGCACTGTCACAGCCAGGAGGTCGTGGCAATGTGCCTTAACAGTTAGGCCGCTGGGGTGCCCAGATGAGAATATTTTTAAAGCAGTTGTTATGGTGGAACGAACGTTTAAAAATGAGATCCAGATTGAACTGAATCAGAAGTTCCCTGTAGTACTTATTTACACAATAATATTTCTTCTATTGATGCCATAATTactgaaattatgttttttttttttaattcagctgTTTCGTAGCAGGAAAACAAATTAGTTTTAGGAACTGGAGTTTAGAGTATTCTAACATTGCTTCTGAAATCCTTCTGAGAAATCTGCTGTTTCCCTTCCGAGGAATGATTATATCATGCAAATACGACTTAGAACAATTTCATGTTTGATGTACGCAGTGCTGACACATCAGCGCAAACATAGCTCTCATagtttgttctctctcttttcttgcaGGCCATGGAACTAAAGGGGTGTTTGAGTTACTGGCAGGCTGGAGAAGAACGAGGGAAAACCTCCCCTTCAAGGAGCGCGTGGCCGATGCTTTCGCTGACGTGATGGTGTGCTACACCATGACCAGTTCCCTCTACATCATCACCTTTGGCATGGGAGCGAGCCCTTTTACCAACATCGAGTCTGTGAAGATTTTCTGCCAGAGCATGTGCGTTGCCATCCTGGTCAACTACTTCTATGTTTTCTCTTTCTACGGCTCCTGCCTGGTGTTTGCCGGACAGCTGGAGCAGAACCGCTACcacagtgttttctgctgtaaaatCCCCTCGGTGGAGTACCTGGACCGCCAGCCCACATGGTTTAAAACCATGATGAGCGATGGCCATGACTTGTCCACACACCACGACAGCGTCCCCTACCAGAATCACTTCATCCAGCACTTCCTGCGTGAACACTACACAGAATGGATTACCAACACTTATGTCAAACCCTTCGTGGTCATTCTGTATCTCATCTACGCCTCCTTCTCGTTCATGGGATGTTTACAAATCAGTGACGGGTCAAATATCGTGAACCTGCTGGCGAGTAACTCTCCGAGCGTTTCGTATGCTCTGACCCAGCAAAAATACTTCAGTAACTACAGTCCTGTGATTGGGTTTTACATTTATGAGCCCATAGAGTACTGGAACTCCACAGTGCAGGAGCACCTGAAGACTCTGAGTCATGGCTTCAACAAGATCTCCTGGATGGACAACTTTTTCCACTACCTGCGGGTGGTGAATGTGAGTGCGTCAACGAAGAGCGACTTCATCACCATCCTCAAGGGCTCCTTCCTGCGCAGCCCGGAGTACCAGCACTTCACCGAGGACATCATATTCTCCAAGAACCGGGAGACCGATGAGTACGACATTATCGCCTCGCGGATGTACTTGGTTGCACGGACGACAGAGAAGAAGCGCgaggaggtggtggagctgctggagaagctTCGTCCGCTGATGCTGATCAACAGCATCAAATTCATCGCCTTCAATCCTACGTTTGTGTTCATGGACCGGTACAGCTCCTCTGTCATCTCGCCCATCCTGACCTCAGGATTCAGCGTACTCACAATCCTCATCCTCACTTTCTTCCTGGTCATCAACCCCTTGGGGAACTTCTGGCTCATCCTCACTGTAACGTCCGTGGAGCTGGGTGTCTTGGGTTTGATGACCCTCTGGAATGTTGGCATGGACAGCATCTCAATCCTGTGCCTTATTTATACCCTCAACTTCGCCATGGATCACTGTGCACCACACCTGTACACTTTCGTGCTCGCCACCGAGCACACTAGGACGCAGTGCATCAAGTTGGCACTGGAGGAGCACGGGGCAGCCATCCTGCAGAACACATCCTGCTTTGTGATCGGGATCATGCCCCTGGTGTTTGTGCCTTCCAATCTGACCTACACACTGTTCAAGTGCTCCCTCCTCACCGCGGGCTGCACCGTGCTGCACTGCTTTGTCATCCTGCCCGTCTTCCTGACCTTCTTCCCGCCATCcaaaaagagacacaagaaaaagaaacgGGCCAAGCGTAAAGagcgggagagggagagggagcgggagagggagagggaaagagagagggaggagatagAGTGCATCGAAGTCAGGGAGAATCCTGATCACGTGACAAACGTCTGAGCGGTTTTTCATGTTGACGATGAGTATGAGTGGGTATCCGTCAGTTATTGGTGGATTAGAGGCGTTCTCCAACAGCGAGGCACCTCTTGCGGTGCGGGTGAGTGCGAGATGTCCCCTGAAGAGTGGGTACTGGTCACTCCCAACCAATAGCAGCTAAGCTGGCCAGAGTAGAGCGCAGCCCCACTGGTCGGTCATTCAGTCCTTCAGTCTGGACAGTGTATCTCATTTGCACAAACTGCAACATGCTCATGGTTCAAAAGCTCTCTCCCAACTATTTGGTATATAAAACAAGTTAGTTACCAGAACGTATGCTTGCTAAATCTGTAAGTAAATtctaaacatacagtatgttagaCCTTTTAAATATTAGCAATTCTATGTTTATCTCCTGCAGCCGTTGTGAGTGAGGAGCATAGCAGTCTGTTAGGCCAAGGACACTCAGACAAGTTGGTGAAAGTGGTTAGCGTGATCATAAAAACGTGTACAAATTAAACTCTGCAGGAGATGACTTGACAGcagcaaaaagaaatgaaaccaaATTGCGTGGAAAGAGAGGGACGGTGCAAAGAAAGCACACCGCATGCTTTTCTGTAACATTAAAAATAGCTGAACAGCTGAACTGGGCAGATGGCATACACTGTGTCCATTATGAAGAGTTATCTTGCACACTGCATAGTGTGAATAGAACTGTCTCGGTTTCTTGTAGCAGGAGGtaaatatttctgctttattccAGAGGTCGTGCAAGGTCGTAGGCAATGGCAAATGGAACTGCAGTGGGCTGCAACATATGAAGTGATAAGTGACTGTCGTGCAGCAGTATTTGAAAAGGCAATAAGCCTGAGTACGACTTAAGTAAATCCTAAACTGCTTTGAACCAGACCAgtaaaaccaaaagtgaagAGTGTTTCCAAGGCTTGAAATATCGAACTGTCTAGCAGGTTGATAACAATGGCAAGTTCCTGTGAGAGTATGAATGTCTCTGTGATCCACTTATAACAGCTTACTGGCATGGCTCTGGCAAATAGGAGGTCTGAATGTGACTTAAAACTAGCAGTGGTGCCAAATAgtgtacagatttttttttttgttctataaaaacaaaaacgtcTCAGTTTGAACTTTCACATAAATCAACCATGAATTATTCAAGCTAATTTAGTGATTGCTATTTAATATTGTCCAGGTTTGTGAAGCAGATAATGGACCAGGCTTTAAATTTAACCGTGAGACAGTATTTGTGAAGTTCACTGTCTCTGAGTAGTGAAAGTTATCGAGAGCTGAAGTCAAACTAGAACTTCCAGGTTTCGCTCCAGAAGTAAGGAAACCTGAGTCAAAATCACATTAACGTCTGTAATGACCCTCTCTACACTACCTGGCCAGCACCGAACAGCAGGCAGACGCGGATCGCAATTAGCTGAACAGAGtggagcagctaaagagccagatttGTCCCTCAGGAGTCAGTGGAGAGCgaaacagagcaaaaaagaggagtgaatattggacttacattcatcaggcgATCAGAAACACAAtgccaaatgaatgctaatgtcgcTCTGTATCTGCCGGACGTGTATATAGGCAATTGCTCGCGAAAAGATTTCCCACAGCAACTTTTTCCAATACCTTTCTCTTCAATATTCAGTCTAAGATGTCCTAAATGGCTGCTGCCTCCCCAGAGGGCAAACAGCGTTATCTCCGTGTGCTGAGGTCCGATAAGAATCTCTGTTGCTgtcccaaaacaaacacactcaaggTCAGCCGCCCCGAAAGGATACCGATCTCTCACTGACCCCTGGCAGGCAGATCTTAGCTGGTGGCATGTGATAGAGAGGCCCCATATGTGAGCAGATGTGGCTGATTGCAGACCAGTCAATACCTTCTTAGGGGATTTGCTGCTTCTTAAGAGGCTGTCATTGTGGGGAcactgtctgtttggttttttttggttgtttttgtgctgccGCTGAGAACGTGAATTGCTCTCACACAGGACAGCTAACCAGGCAGCTGGGGGGGGGGATTAGAATATTCACATTGGACCAAATGTCAGTGAGAAATATGTGTTGATGTTTGACAAAGAAGCGTGTGAGGGAAGGAGATCATTCAGTATCCAGTGAGAAATGTCTAGCTATCAAACAGGCTATTATACCCACTTCTTGTGTGAGTTAATATCAGTGAACAAATGAGAGACAAAGGTGGAAAAGAATCCTCTTCTAGCTGTCATGCATtaccacaaacacatttcctgcttttgtgGAGCTAGAAGGTAATCTTACGTGAATTGTCAATAATAAAAACCTTCTGACTTTCATCGACCAAACGCTGCCCTACTTAGAAATGAGGAGCTGTTGTTCCTGCAGCAGCCGCAGTGAAAGTCACATTATGTAAAAGCCATGTCATGTATGTATAGCAAGAAGGCATGAATTGTTTGAAACAAGGGAAAGAAATGCAAACCTTAAATTATTTACTTCCCAAAATGGACTGTGTTTGCATGGCACTGTattgtatgtatgcatgtatttaaTTTCTCTGTACGAAGTCTGcgtatttttcatttttgctacGCCGTAGTGATTTATGTTCGTTGTTCCGATGCATATTCTGTAACACCATGTGCtgcaaaagaacaaaatgagtCATATCTGTTCCAAAACAAAAGCCAGAGGATACTTCATGTGTATAATAACTGTAAATTACtctttttctatattttctaagaaaaaaaaatatactatAGAAAGATTTTTAATGACAgaattttcttaaaaaaagaataaaaagggaaaaaagttGAACACAGTAGGCCAGTAATAAACAGTGGAATGTTACCAGTATACTAGATCTTATTCCTTGCACACTACAGTGTCAATGTTTGTTGAGGATTCACACTTTTATATGGGAAACTGTGGCCACCATtctattgtttgtttgtttgtgtgtcttgaCTCCTTCATATTCTCTACTCGGCCCTCATATTTAAGGCCAGACACTACAGGCAaaaactctttgtttttttgcatgaacCGGTCAATTTTGAGATTCTGGGCTATTTTGCCTCCGTAGCCTGTCTTCTTTTCAGActtgaggaaagaaaacatccaaaatacacatttaggTCTTTATTTTAGTTATGCGAACGAATGCATATTAGACAAGGCCTCATTTGGATGTTTAAACAGAAAATTTCAGAAAATTtgtaatacaaaaatacaaaaaatgtcttcatgcaAGTAATCAACTGGGGAAGTTTTGTGGTGATATATATTAGCTAAATCTTTTTACCCTATTCACCTGTAGTGTCTTTCCTTAAGGAATTCATTACTCAACAGCCCTTTTTTAAACAGCAGAACAGTCTATTAGGCTTTGTAATGGTCACATTTAACAAAACATGTAGCTTAGAAATCTCCAGAATATAGATGGAATCTCCAGTTTATGTCTGAAATACATCTACTGCCGCTTGCTATATGGCAGGTTAAGATTAGCAGCAAAGGTTTCAATATTGAGCATTATTGTTAACCTGAGGGTTAGGACCACATTCACCACTTCAGCGATTAGCATCACTCCTAAAGCCAAATACTGTCTGATTAGGCTACTGTGTATTTAAATAGCATTATTAGATAAAATAGAAATTATTCTTCTATGGCAACACACTGAGTCTTACAAATGGGTTATTGAAACAGCATGTGATATCcaatatttaaaacacatctCTATTGTGTATTCGGTCTGAGCTTGGcattattaaacatttttccTATCATCAATAAATCCTGTGActaaagaccaaaaccaacaatgtgttagtccGTCTCTCCAAACTTTCAAATTTACaaccctgtctgtggcactcagcctCAAATGAGGAATATGTTGTGGGGggtttaaaaggaaaaataattttCTAAAACAGAACTATTTGAAGACGCATATTAATAAACTTTTGGTGTGACACTCATGGCATCAGGGTCACATATGTGGCATTAATTCAAAATAAACCATAGTGTCATGTGTCATGTCAGCCAgggcaacagtgtggctcatcGATgtgacaacaatggagctctttGGCACTGAGGAATAGGCTTTATCAGgctttggaaacacacacagtacttgttAATCGGATCAGTTCATtggtggttttggtcttttcatgacatttgttgacagtaagatTCAGAACATTGCCAACCTTATTTTTTGATAGCAGATACTCTGAGGTTGAAaaaagcttttacattttttttttcatattttcatgagTATATGTTTCTGTGCACAGATATGGTTTGACTCCTATGCATTTGTAGTAAAATGAGGTTGTTTGAGTCACATTTATTCACCTGCTTTGTCATCATGTGAAAACTAACCTTCGCCCATAAATGCCAGATTATGGTGACCATTTTCTCGTCAGTCACACTGTACCTCTTCAAGTGTTGCACATTTTCTAATGTTACAAATCCGTTTCATTGGATCCACTCTGTAAGCTCCTGTTGTATGGTGTGTTGTAGCCCTTTTTATCTTCCATGGGGATATCATAACTGAAATGCATCTCATACTGTGACATTACAGCTAAAATATCCATATGACAGATGGGCTTCAAATGGGATGATAGGTGAGGTTGCCTTAGAATCTATTTTTCACTAAACTAATGAATACAATGCATGATCatcaaaaagcaaaagcagaaTTAAACTAGAAATGAATATACTAAAATCTTGGTGGTATTTTGAAAGTCAATGTTTGGGCAGGTAGTCTCACAGAGTCCTTTGACCACGCAccagcacattttcagtttgtacaaCCAGCAACAGCACAATATTTCCACAATACAGggcaataaaaatatgcaaTCATCACTTTGCTTGTTGAATAATCTACATGCCAGATCTGTTTTGACCACAGTCTCACAGGAAAAATTGCTATTTTATTGTAACCCATCTGTCTTGTATGTCAACTAACcgaggcaagaaaaaaaaaaaaaaaaggctcatgCCGTCCCATTCATCAAACCTCTTATTTAATGGCATCCAGTTTCAGAACATAACAATCTTAAAAGGAAGTGAGGTTATTTATGTAAACTCAGTCCCATTTAAGTTTGGTTTCAGTTGGTGAAACAGGCAATGTTTGCTTCTTACACTTAATACTACAggaatctatctatctatctatctatctatctatctatctatctatctacagtACATTTTTATAATGATTTGTTTACTTCATTATTTGAAATAGTAACATATGACAATACCTATCGATTTGTGTTGCTGTCAAAAAGCTATTTCTGTGCTCCTGTTTCGATATCTTTACCAATAGTAGAGAGTGATGGTCTTGTATATCTTGTCTGATTTGACTTTAAGGACCCAAACACCTGGAGCAAGGATAGCATACATGAGTATAGCGTGTCATGTAACTCGAGTAAGGGTACACTcagttttttgtcattgttcttATAATAACCATGTATTTGGCGGATTCTGGTCAGTTTGATTTTGCCAAAGTCTGAGCCTTATTTACTGTGTCTTATGAGGGTATACCACTCAGTTTAAAAAGGCACATTTGCTATGTGGTTTCTATGGAAAGTACAGTCAGTCTTATTAGCACGGTCAGCTCTCCCTCAAGCTACAAAATTGTTAGAAATACTAATATAATATGGGAAAGTATTTTGAGGTCATGAGACTACCCACATGTGGTGACTACATGTTCAAAACCTGTTCTGCAGCATTCACAGAAATAGACTGTGACTATTTCTGAGATTAAAGAGAGCCACtttgtggaggaaaaaacatttacaagcaCATTTTAACGCATCAATTCGGTCATTTGAGTGAAGCTGAAGTAACAGCTAAAAACCACGAGCAGCTAAAAAGTGTCTTTTGCTGTCTGATGAAATAAACGTGTCACACGGTGGCACAAGCAAATAAAAACCAGGTCTGTAATAGAGGCctgggaaagaaagaagactGGCTAAACTCCTGGTCATATTGTGTGCATGCCAACTAAGCAAAAAGTAATGTTCCATTAAATTTAATGCATTCAGCAATACAGTTATGTTATTTTCAATGCCTTGTTGTTCTGGATTACTCACCTAAAGTGTTGTTTGAATCCAGTCACTGcgggtgtatgtgtgttaatgtctcAGCCAAACTATTTTGTTATAACATACAAGCGCCACAAGGTAACAGTAGCTAAACCTGAAGCACCGTAAAAAAATACCTTCCAAGCCAATGCAAAAATTTTCCACAACACATTCCTGCAAAAGTTTTACAATAAAACTATTGTGAAGAAATTAAGGGTTTCTGTCCACTGACATTTTAgagggcttttaatttgaaattgaTGCAGGCAGTGTAATGCAGTAACCTAAAATGAGCCTTTATATTAAAATATGACCAACCTACAGTATACTTATCAAACTGAGGCAATTAGAAATAAAGGCTTGCCTCTAATACAAGCCTGCTTCAAATTAAGGCCTTCTGGAGTTGAGGTTAATAAAGGCCCCTGTCACTATTTGAGGAAATAAGGTATGTAACTTTAGCTAAACTGCTGCCACCTAAAAGTGATAGCAGTGGAGTAAAGAAAGATGGtaaaacagcaaagcagcacagatataaaagagagcagcagacacGAGTAGTTTGCTATTGCATCATGCCCCTGCCCCTCTTTGGTTGAAACCAGCCCCTCTAATTTGACTGGCAGTGAATAAAAAGTTTAAAGTCTCTGCCAACAGCATACAATAGGAATACAGGATTGCTTTTTAGCTACAAAGGGACCAAATCCTATGGCCAGTCAGCCAAACAGCTATGTCACTGCTGATCAGCGATTGTTGTTTATAGAAAAAATTAAAGACTGCCTCTATCAAAGTGGATGAACCTGGCATATTCAACTACCTTACTGAGCCTCCAGGTAATGTGTTTCTGACatctgtcactttttctgtcattaagatgctttattttttactgtaaacGAATAGTATTGTTGTTGCAAAGCAGAATCACTGTTCTATGTATGTTATAAAAATTATGTGACCTTTTATTAATGATTCAACCTGAGAGAAGTGGAAAACAGGTTAGCTTTAGGCCCACTTCCTATAttgctttttgctgtttacAAGGTTCATTATTTGAATGTAGGTCAGCTCAGTTTGTGTgaattattaacattaaaatacccTTTCGACCTCCAAGACAGAACGTTAAACCAAACTCCATCTTACAACAGGTGTTTTATGGCCACGTTGCTCAGTACGAACATGTGGTGAAGTGTTTGCCGCAGACTTACACATTGGCTGGGTCCCACAGTTTACCGTGTTCATCCCCTCTGAGGATGGCCTGATGGCCAGGCAAAGTTCTCCAGATGTTCTTCTAAAAGTAACCAAGTCCAAATCATTATTGAACCTTTCCTGATGGTTTTATCATTGCTGTCATAAAGAGAGACCTTTTGGGATCAAAAACATTCTCACAACAGTCTTTAAAGGTAGTAAGGAGGTAATGCAAGGTaacattacatacagtatttaagaAATGTAGAGAAAAAACGATTCCAGCTGTTTTCTACATTTAATCTGTAGCACAACTAAAATGTAGTTCAAAATGAACAACATCactctctggctctgctgaACTGCTCTAACTTCACCAGTGCTTCAGTTCTGGTTTTGAGGAAGTCATGATCATAACGGCTGATCTGACTTTCTGTACCTGGCAGGAGTGGCTTCTCAAACTGGGTGGTATTCTGCTTATAAGAGTTGTAAGCGCTTGGTAGCCTCATAAGTCTGTGCTCCTCAAACAACCGGTGGCATTGcctttcatgtgttttccaaTGTTTCAACACAGATGTTGATGTCTTTAAGGTGGAGTATTTTTCCTACATTGTAACTGACAGTATGCCTTTAGAACCAGGCGCGGTAAAGATACACTGTGATGAGATGACAGTTTGGTCTAATGTTGTTGGTGTTTTGCGTGCTGTATAATCGGCGATTGCAGGTGTATTGAGTTCAAGAGTAACttgtcatttgatttgattactGTCC
This region includes:
- the ptchd4 gene encoding patched domain-containing protein 1; the protein is MCFIGGDGASASWILWRMLRQVIHRGLKASFYWLGLFVSRHPVFFLTVPAVLTIIFGSTVLSRFKPETDLEVLVAPTHSLAKIERSLANSLFPIDRSKHKLYSDLHTPGRYGRLILLAKSGGNILELADQVLQVHKQVLDLRDGRVSFIGHQLGGVSFSPNSRDQQVKFARAVQITYYLRNRGPVVQDTIAERWENEFCALVSRLSTAEAPHASDQLHIQSLTSFSLWRDFHQTGVLAKGEVLVSLVLVLLAATISSSMRDCLRGKPFLGLLGVLTICIANVTAAGIFFISDGKFNSTLLGIPFFAMGHGTKGVFELLAGWRRTRENLPFKERVADAFADVMVCYTMTSSLYIITFGMGASPFTNIESVKIFCQSMCVAILVNYFYVFSFYGSCLVFAGQLEQNRYHSVFCCKIPSVEYLDRQPTWFKTMMSDGHDLSTHHDSVPYQNHFIQHFLREHYTEWITNTYVKPFVVILYLIYASFSFMGCLQISDGSNIVNLLASNSPSVSYALTQQKYFSNYSPVIGFYIYEPIEYWNSTVQEHLKTLSHGFNKISWMDNFFHYLRVVNVSASTKSDFITILKGSFLRSPEYQHFTEDIIFSKNRETDEYDIIASRMYLVARTTEKKREEVVELLEKLRPLMLINSIKFIAFNPTFVFMDRYSSSVISPILTSGFSVLTILILTFFLVINPLGNFWLILTVTSVELGVLGLMTLWNVGMDSISILCLIYTLNFAMDHCAPHLYTFVLATEHTRTQCIKLALEEHGAAILQNTSCFVIGIMPLVFVPSNLTYTLFKCSLLTAGCTVLHCFVILPVFLTFFPPSKKRHKKKKRAKRKEREREREREREREREREEIECIEVRENPDHVTNV